ATGAACGTTGCGTAGAAAACCTTGCGCTTACGGCGAGGGGGCTTTTCACCCCCTTTAACGCTACTCATGTCAGCATTCGCACTTCTGATACCTCCAGCATCCGTTACCAGACACCTTCACAGGCCTACAGAACGCTCTCCTACCACGTGCAATAAATTGCACATCCGCAGCTTCGGTAACTGGCTTAGCCCCGTTACATCTTCCGCGCAGGACGACTCGATCAGTGAGCTATTACGCTTTCTTTAAATGATGGCTGCTTCTAAGCCAACATCCTGACTGTTTTAGCCTTCCCACTTCGTTTCCCACTTAGCCAATTTTAGGGACCTTAGCTGGCGGTCTGGGTTGTTTCCCTCTTGAGTCCGGACGTTAGCACCCGGTGCTCTGTCTCCCAAGCTGTACTCGTCGGTATTCGGAGTTTGCATAGGTTTGGTAAGTCGCCATGACCCCCTAGCCTAAACAGTGCTCTACCCCCGACGGTAATACTTGAGGCACTACCTAAATAGTTTTCGGAGAGAACCAGCTATTTCCAAGTTTGTTTAGCCTTTCACCCCTATCCACAGCTCATCCCCTAGTTTTGCAACACTAGTGGGTTCGGACCTCCAGTACCTGTTACGGCACCTTCATCCTGGCCATGGATAGATCACTTGGTTTCGGGTCTACACCCAGCGACTGATTCGCCCTATTCGGACTCGATTTCTCTACGGCTTCCCTATTCGGTTAACCTTGCCACTGAATGTAAGTCGCTGACCCATTATACAAAAGGTACGCAGTCACCCTTGCGGGCTCCTACTTTTTGTAAGCATGCGGTTTCAGGATCTATTTCACTCCCCTCCCGGGGTTCTTTTCGCCTTTCCCTCACGGTACTGGTTCACTATCGGTCGATTACGAGTATTTAGCCTTGGAGGATGGTCCCCCCATATTCAGACAGGATTTCTCGTGTCCCGCCCTACTTTTCTCTAACTTAGTACCACACGTCTGTTTTCGCATACAGGGCTATCACCTGCTATGGCCGAACTTTCCATTCCGTTTTGCTAACAGTCGTGCTATCACTAGAAGGCTCTTCCGATTTCGCTCGCCACTACTTTCGGAATCTCGGTTGATGTCTTTTCCTCGAGCTACTGAGATGTTTCAGTTCACCCGGTTCGCTTCGCATACCTATGTATTCAGTATGCGATACCTCTTGCAAGGTGGGTTTCCCCATTCAGAAATCTCCGGATCAAAGCTTATTTGCCAGCTCCCCGAAGCTTATCGCAGGCTATCACGTCTTTCGTCGCCTGTAATCGCCAAGGCATCCACCACATGCTCTTATTCACTTGACCCTATAACTTTGACATCTCTTTCAAGATATCGCCATTATTTTCAAGGAATTGCCAGGTCTTTCACCTGACGCGTTATGCCGTAATGTGAATTATTCTTCGACTCCAGGTATTTCTACCTTTCATCCGAGAACATTCGTCATTACTGAACTTCAATCAGCTTTCGCTTATTGAATATTCGTTTTGACGCAATCAAAAAATTGTCATCAGAGGCACGGTCTGCACTAAACCTTTACGAATGTGCAGTTTCCTCTGACAACTCTGATTCGACTCTATGAATTTTTAAAGAACAGCCGATTGATCAATCGATATTGATCAACAACAAAGTGGCCTTTTGCAAAGCCGCTTTGGTGTTGAAGTCCGATGCTTGTTGGTGGTGGAGGATGACGGGATCGAACCGACGACCCCCTGCTTGCAAAGCAGGTGCTCTCCCAGCTGAGCTAATCCCCCAGTTTCCTCTCACGTATCCGTCTATTGGAATATGGTGGGTCTAGTTGGGCTCGAACCAACGACCCCTGCGTTATCAACACAGTGCTCTAACCAGCTGAGCTACAGACCCATTCCGCCTTCTTGCGAATGACTTCGCAAGTCAGCAGCTTGTTCCAACAACCGATAAGTGTGGGCGTTCAATATTGAATGCAGTTTTCCAGAAAGGAGGTGATCCAGCCGCACCTTCCGATACGGCTACCTTGTTACGACTTCACCCCAGTCACGAACCCTGCCGTGGTAAGCGCCCTCCTTACGGTTAGGCTACCTACTTCTGGCAGAACCCGCTCCCATGGTGTGACGGGCGGTGTGTACAAGACCCGGGAACGTATTCACCGCGACATTCTGATCCGCGATTACTAGCGATTCCGACTTCACGCAGTCGAGTTGCAGACTGCGATCCGGACTACGACTGGCTTTATGGGATTAGCTCCCCCTCGCGGGTTGGCAACCCTCTGTACCAGCCATTGTATGACGTGTGTAGCCCCACCTATAAGGGCCATGAGGACTTGACGTCATCCCCACCTTCCTCCGGTTTGTCACCGGCAGTCCCATTAGAGTGCCCTTTCGTAGCAACTAATGGCAAGGGTTGCGCTCGTTGCGGGACTTAACCCAACATCTCACGACACGAGCTGACGACAGCCATGCAGCACCTGTGTTATGGCTCTCTTTCGAGCACTCCTCTATCTCTAAAGGATTCCATACATGTCAAAGGTGGGTAAGGTTTTTCGCGTTGCATCGAATTAAACCACATCATCCACCGCTTGTGCGGGTCCCCGTCAATTCCTTTGAGTTTCAACCTTGCGGCCGTACTCCCCAGGCGGTCAACTTCACGCGTTAGCTTCGTTACTGAGTCAGTGAAGACCCAACAACCAGTTGACATCGTTTAGGGCGTGGACTACCAGGGTATCTAATCCTGTTTGCTCCCCACGCTTTCGTGCATGAGCGTCAGTACAGGTCCAGGGGATTGCCTTCGCCATCGGTGTTCCTCCGCATATCTACGCATTTCACTGCTACACGCGGAATTCCATCCCCCTCTACCGTACTCTAGCTATACAGTCACAAATGCAGTTCCCAGGTTGAGCCCGGGGATTTCACATCTGTCTTATATAACCGCCTGCGCACGCTTTACGCCCAGTAATTCCGATTAACGCTTGCACCCTACGTATTACCGCGGCTGCTGGCACGTAGTTAGCCGGTGCTTATTCTTACGGTACCGTCATGGACCCCAGGTATTAACCAGAGTCTTTTCGTTCCGTACAAAAGCAGTTTACAACCCGAAGGCCTTCATCCTGCACGCGGCATGGCTGGATCAGGCTTTCGCCCATTGTCCAAAATTCCCCACTGCTGCCTCCCGTAGGAGTCTGGGCCGTGTCTCAGTCCCAGTGTGGCTGGTCGTCCTCTCAGACCAGCTACAGATCGTCGGCTTGGTAAGCTTTTATCCCACCAACTACCTAATCTGCCATCGGCCGCTCCGTTCGCGCAAGGCCTTGCGGTCCCCTGCTTTCATCCTTAGATCTTATGCGGTATTAGCAAAGCTTTCGCTTCGTTATCCCCCACGATCGGGCACGTTCCGATGTATTACTCACCCGTTCGCCACTCGTCAGCATCCGAAGACCTGTTACCGTTCGACTTGCATGTGTAAGGCATGCCGCCAGCGTTCAATCTGAGCCAGGATCAAACTCTACAGTTCGATCTTGATAAATTTAAAGTCTTTCGACTTAACTCATAAAAACGGAATTGAAGTGAACTTCACTTCTATTCTCATGAGCGTTTGTAGTGCTAAGCACTAGTTCCAAAGAACTTGGCACTCGCCATCAAACGCCCACGCTTATCGGCTGTATATTTTTAATGAACCGGATCACAAATCAACCGAAGTTTTCTTTGCTTTCCCGACTTAGCTGCAATCAGCTGAGCCTCGAATTCTAGCACAGTTTTTAAAGTCCTGTCAAACTTTGGGGTCTTTGCAGTTTGCAGCAATTACTCTTTTCAGAACAACTACTGCATTTAGCGCAGCCTTAAATTGTACAACAGTTTTTAACCCGCCGACAACAAAAACCTAACTTTCTGCAACCCCTTCGCTACCCCAACAATCTAAACCGTCTCAGTAGCGAAGCCCTCGATCATAGCACTACTTTGGCCCCCCAAACCTCAAAGCTTCCACTTTTCCAACAGTCTATCGGGTCCCAAACTGTCGTAGCCCTCAAAAGGCTGATGTATCCAGGGGTTTGAGGGCAAGAACTCAACCGAATAGTCAGGAGTGAAAGAAGACACTCCCTTTGTCCAAATCACAGCACTACGAAGCTCTGTGATTGGCGCATAGTTTGTTCTCAACATATCAAGCACCGCCCTGAGCGTGTGACCCGAATCGGCCAAGTCATCCACCAACAGCACTCGCCCAGCAATTTCACCTTTGGGTGTCGTGATGAAGCGCGCGATGTCCAAATGACCTTGAACAGTGCCCGCTTCAGCTCGGTATGAACTCGTGGACATGATCGCCAGCGGCTTCGAGAAAATTCGACTGAGAATGTCTCCAGGCCTCAAACCACCTCGTGCCAAACAAAGAATCGTGTCAAATTCCCAGCCAGATTGATGCACCTTGAGTGCCAATTTTTCAATCAGACTATGGTACTCATCGTAGCTTACGTATAGGTGCTTGCCATCTTCTGTCAGCATCATCTTGCTCCAAGCGTCAGTTCATTGCATAGGGGTGACGCATCAGGATCGTGTGATCACGGTCCGGACTGGTCGAAATCATCGCAATCGGGACGCCAGTAACCTCCTCTATGCGCTCCAAATAGCGCCGCGCATTCGCTGGCAACTTTGCATACTCCGTCACGCCCACTGTTGAGTCAGTCCAACCGGGGACGCTTTCGTAGATAGGAACGCAGCGGGCAATATCATCTGCACCCATGGGGAGCAGATCAACACGCTCGCCATCAAGCTCGTAACCGACACACAGCTGCAACTCGGTCAAGCCATCCAAGACGTCTAGCTTTGTAATGCACAAACCACTCAAACCATTCACTTGGGCACTGCGCTTCAGCAACGCCGCATCAAACCAACCGCAACGGCGGCTTCGACCAGTCGTCACGCCCTTTTCAGCGCCAATCGTGCTCATGTGATATCCAGGAGTTCCTGGAACCTCCCAATCCAACTCCGTGGGGAAAGGGCCGCCGCCGACACGCGTGCAATAAGCCTTGGTAATCCCCAAAATGTAGTGAAGCATTCCCGGTCCAACCCCTGCACCCGCAGCAGCATTGCCAGCAACACAGTTGCTAGAAGTCACATAGGGATAGGTACCGTGATCAACATCAAGCAACGTACCCTGCGCACCTTCGAACAACAGATTGCTCCCCTGACCATGCGCAGCATTCAACTCGCACGACACGTCCGCCATCATGGGACGCAACAACTCGGCATGCCGCATTGCTTCTGAGTAGACCGGATCAAATTGGACTTCTCCATTCTTGAGATACGGAGCAAGTGACTCCCCGAACACGAACTTGACAGAGCCCAGATAGGTCGTTAGCACATGGTTGTGGAGGGCCAACAATTCCTTGAGCTTCGCGGCAAAACGATCTGGGTACTTCAGATCTTGGACACGCAAGGCACGACGGGCAATCTTGTCCTCGTATGCAGGGCCGATACCGCGACCAGTCGTTCCAATTTTTTCCACCCCACCCTGCTCACGTACTGCCTCACGAGCCACATCCAATGCAGCATGAAAAGGGAGAATCAGAGGACACGCTTCACTCACACGCAAACGAGAGCGGACTTCAACACCTGCACGTTCAAGACCTTCAATTTCCTCAAACAATTTGGCAGCTGACACCACTACACCATTGCCGACGTAACACCTGACCCCAGGCCGCATGATGCCGCTGGGGATAAGGTGCAAAGCCGTCTTCACTCCGTTGATCACCAATGTATGACCAGCATTGTGTCCACCTTGAAAGCGGACCACACCTTGAGCACTCTCGGTAAGCCAATCAACGAGCTTGCCCTTGCCCTCGTCACCCCATTGGGTACCAACTACGACGACGTTACGACCTTTGGTTGCTTTCATCTCAAACCCAATTCAATTTTCAAAATCTTAGATTGCACGAACAGTCCAACGACCGGAAATTTCAACCAACTCTCGGTCAAAGTTGAATTCATCAGCATCACTCTCATGCCCTGGTAGTACACAGACAACAGTTTCACCCTGACTGCGCAATGCGATAACCGCCTGTTTGACGGCCACACAATCCACCCAAGGAGCGCGTATTGCTGTCTGAAGAGATCTAGCAGGAACGACGCCCACAATCTGCTTGATATCCAGACTGAAGCCCGCAGCAGGTCGGTTACGCCCAAACGCAGCACCGACCTCGTCATATCGGCCACCGCGGGCCATAGCGTCAGGGGCGCCTGGAGCGAACACAGCGAAACGAACGCCGCTGTAATACGAATATCCACGCAAGTCCGCCAAGTCGAAGGTAACGGTCTGATCGCTGAATGCCGAAGCCAAACGCTTCAACTCATCAACCAAGTCAGCAACCCCCGGGAAGCAACCCAACACGCGCTGGGCCTTATCTAAAACCGACGCATCGCCAAAAAGTCCCGGCAGGGCCATGAGCCCATCCCGGCTTGCCTTTGGAAAGGATTCCGAAAGATGGTCAATTTCCGTCAAGTCCTTGCGAGCCAATGCTCCATGCAAATCTCGCAATACAGACGGACTTACTGGCAAGCCTGCAAGCAGACAACGAACGATACGAACATCTGCAAGATCAATCGTCATTTTGGCAATGCCAGCCCGATGCAAGCACTCAACAGCCAGAGTCAAAGCCTCAATATCAGCCTCCAGCCCTGCATGGCCATAAATTTCAGCTCCAAACTGGAGCGGCTCTCTCGTCGCATGCGGCTTATCGGGTCGCGTATGCAAAACGGGCCCGCAGTAACAAAGCCGAGTCACGCCTGGGCGATTGAGCAGATGGGCGTCAATCCGTGCCACCTGTTGTGTGGTGTCAGCACGCAAACCCATAGAGCGGCCAGACAACTGATCGACCAACTTGAACGTTTGCAAACTCAATGCTTCACCCGCACCCGTTAACAAAGAATCCAAGTGTTCCAACATGGGCGGAATGACCAATTCGTACCCATAGCTGCGCGCAGTATCGAGCATGCCTCGGCGCAACTCTTCGATGTGTCGAGCCTCTGAGGGCAGAACATCGGCAACGTGATCCGGGAGGATCCAAGCGGACATGTAGAAAGAGGGATGCTGTTAAAACCGCAATTCTACCGGGTGAGCGAACAACGGCCAGCAATCCCTACAGGTTCATGCCAATCAACATGCAAAAACTTCAAACAGATCGACTCGGAAGAATCATGCGGTCACGCAAGCAACTAGCGACGAGCCGAGGTACTGCCAGCACCCTGCCCATCGCGAAAGACCCTGAAAAAATCTGATGTCGATGGATCCACAACAACCAGATCAGATTTCTTGCTCAAAGTCGCCTTATAGGCCTCCAAGCTACGATAAAAATGTGCAAACTGCGCATCGCGACCAAAAGCTTCAGCATAGATGCGAGCAGCCTCGGCATCCCCCTCACCCTTGGCTCTTTGAGCATCTCGATTTGCATTTGCAATCGCAACCTCGCGCTGACGATCCGCATCGGCGCGAATTTTTTCACCTTCAGCAGCACCTGTTGAGCGCAACTCGTTGGCAACCCGCTTACGCTCCGCCTCCATGCGACGGTACACAGATTCTGTGATAGCTTCCACATAATCGACCCGAGTGATGCGGACATCAACGACATCGACACCCCAAGGCTTTGCGCCACGCACGGCACCCAACACCTCTCGCTTGACGTCTTCCATGACGGCTTCTCGCTTCAGAGAGAGGAGCTCCTTGACCGTGCGTTTATTGATTTCTTCCTGGAAAGCATTCCGAACAACGCGATTCAGTTGAGCGGCGCCAGCCTCCTCATCAAGACCGACATTGCGGATGTATTGGGCAGGTTCCGAAATGCGCCAGCGCACATACCAATCAATCACGACCCGCTGCTTTTCGGCCGTAAGCATAGGCTCCGTGTCTTTGCTGTCCAGCGTCAGAAGCCGCTTGTCAATGTAAGAAACATTCTGAAAAGGCGGCGGTAACTTGAAGTTCAAACCGGGTTCGGTGATGACCTCTTTGATTTGTCCTAGCGCGTAAACGACGCCAAACTGGCGCTGATCGACCACAAAGAACATAGAACTCATCAAGGCAAGCACAACCAAAAAAGTTGTAGCAATAAATCCAATTCGATTCACAAAACTCTCCTAGCGAACTTCGCGCTCACGGCTACGACCACTGTCACGCCCCCTGACGTCAACAGGCGCCGAGTTTGAAGAGGCTTGCGGAACAACGTTCCCCGAAGCGCCGGAAGCAGACTCAACCAAAGCAGCTCCCGGAGCCCCAGCAGCACTTTGCATGATTTTGTCCAAGGGCATATACAACAGGTTTGAACCTTGGCGAGACTCCACAATCACCTTGGTCACACTTCCATAAATTTGCTGCATCGCATCAAGATACATGCGATCCCGGGTGATCTGAGGCGCCTTTTGGTACTCCGTCAAAATCGAAGAAAACCGCTGCGCATCACCTTGGGCTTGGGCAACGATTCTTGCCTTGTATGCAGAAGACTCTTCAGCAAGCCGAGACGCCGCACCAACCGCTCGCGGAATAACGTCATTGGCATAGGCCTGCGCTTCATTTTTTGCGCGTTCACGCTCTTGCCCCGCCTTCAAGACATCATCGAACGAGGCTTGTACCTGTTCAGGAGGCCGAACCCCACCCTGTTGCAAATTGATGCCGACAACCTCAACACCCACCTTATACCGATCCAGGATGGTCTGCATAAGTTGACGCACCCGAGGAGCGATCTGGTCTCGCTCCTCAGATAACGCCGTATCCATTCGCATCTTGCCAACAACCTCACGCACCGCAGTTTCTGCAGCCTGGACTACAGCGTCAGAGGGATTTTTGCTCTCAAACAACCAAGCTCT
This Acidovorax sp. 106 DNA region includes the following protein-coding sequences:
- a CDS encoding phosphoribosyltransferase, with the protein product MLTEDGKHLYVSYDEYHSLIEKLALKVHQSGWEFDTILCLARGGLRPGDILSRIFSKPLAIMSTSSYRAEAGTVQGHLDIARFITTPKGEIAGRVLLVDDLADSGHTLRAVLDMLRTNYAPITELRSAVIWTKGVSSFTPDYSVEFLPSNPWIHQPFEGYDSLGPDRLLEKWKL
- a CDS encoding ATP phosphoribosyltransferase regulatory subunit; translated protein: MSAWILPDHVADVLPSEARHIEELRRGMLDTARSYGYELVIPPMLEHLDSLLTGAGEALSLQTFKLVDQLSGRSMGLRADTTQQVARIDAHLLNRPGVTRLCYCGPVLHTRPDKPHATREPLQFGAEIYGHAGLEADIEALTLAVECLHRAGIAKMTIDLADVRIVRCLLAGLPVSPSVLRDLHGALARKDLTEIDHLSESFPKASRDGLMALPGLFGDASVLDKAQRVLGCFPGVADLVDELKRLASAFSDQTVTFDLADLRGYSYYSGVRFAVFAPGAPDAMARGGRYDEVGAAFGRNRPAAGFSLDIKQIVGVVPARSLQTAIRAPWVDCVAVKQAVIALRSQGETVVCVLPGHESDADEFNFDRELVEISGRWTVRAI
- the hflC gene encoding protease modulator HflC — encoded protein: MNRIGFIATTFLVVLALMSSMFFVVDQRQFGVVYALGQIKEVITEPGLNFKLPPPFQNVSYIDKRLLTLDSKDTEPMLTAEKQRVVIDWYVRWRISEPAQYIRNVGLDEEAGAAQLNRVVRNAFQEEINKRTVKELLSLKREAVMEDVKREVLGAVRGAKPWGVDVVDVRITRVDYVEAITESVYRRMEAERKRVANELRSTGAAEGEKIRADADRQREVAIANANRDAQRAKGEGDAEAARIYAEAFGRDAQFAHFYRSLEAYKATLSKKSDLVVVDPSTSDFFRVFRDGQGAGSTSARR
- the hflK gene encoding FtsH protease activity modulator HflK, producing MNFQNRDSRLAALQRLASGVFNLNDPRWGRGEDKPDEVRQPGDKTPSPRDRGQAAGGGHSSDLDELWRDLNRKLSGLFGGGSGGGAPKGGQPDMRNAGVGIALIGGIALAVWMASGFFIVKEGQQAVITQFGKYKSTVGAGFNWRLPYPIERHELVFVTQIRSADVGRDSIVKSTGLRESAMLTEDENIVEIKFAVQYRLSDARAWLFESKNPSDAVVQAAETAVREVVGKMRMDTALSEERDQIAPRVRQLMQTILDRYKVGVEVVGINLQQGGVRPPEQVQASFDDVLKAGQERERAKNEAQAYANDVIPRAVGAASRLAEESSAYKARIVAQAQGDAQRFSSILTEYQKAPQITRDRMYLDAMQQIYGSVTKVIVESRQGSNLLYMPLDKIMQSAAGAPGAALVESASGASGNVVPQASSNSAPVDVRGRDSGRSREREVR
- a CDS encoding adenylosuccinate synthase, producing MKATKGRNVVVVGTQWGDEGKGKLVDWLTESAQGVVRFQGGHNAGHTLVINGVKTALHLIPSGIMRPGVRCYVGNGVVVSAAKLFEEIEGLERAGVEVRSRLRVSEACPLILPFHAALDVAREAVREQGGVEKIGTTGRGIGPAYEDKIARRALRVQDLKYPDRFAAKLKELLALHNHVLTTYLGSVKFVFGESLAPYLKNGEVQFDPVYSEAMRHAELLRPMMADVSCELNAAHGQGSNLLFEGAQGTLLDVDHGTYPYVTSSNCVAGNAAAGAGVGPGMLHYILGITKAYCTRVGGGPFPTELDWEVPGTPGYHMSTIGAEKGVTTGRSRRCGWFDAALLKRSAQVNGLSGLCITKLDVLDGLTELQLCVGYELDGERVDLLPMGADDIARCVPIYESVPGWTDSTVGVTEYAKLPANARRYLERIEEVTGVPIAMISTSPDRDHTILMRHPYAMN